From Klebsiella electrica, the proteins below share one genomic window:
- a CDS encoding acetyl-CoA C-acetyltransferase, which translates to MKEVVIVGAVRTPIGSFRGVFSALSAVDLGAEVVRGLLARCSLPATQVDELIFGQVLTAGCGQNPARQTALRAGLPVSCPAVTVNLVCGSGLKAVQQAVQAIRSGDAEVVIAGGQESMSNAPYLIDGARAGLRVGHSSMQDSMIQDGLWDAFNDYHMGVTAENLADRYAIDRQQQDAFAAGSQQKAAAAIEAGRFTQEIVPIVVRQGKQPPQTISDDEQPRPATTPAQLAQLRPAFRKENGSVTAGNASSLNDGAAAVLLMSADKARELGLPVLGRIVSAAVAGVDPAVMGIGPVSACEMALARAGWQLDEVDLIEANEAFAVQALAVGQSLGWESSKVNVNGGAIALGHPIGASGCRILVTLLHEMQRRGVSKGLATLCVGGGQGIAMTIAR; encoded by the coding sequence ATGAAAGAAGTGGTGATTGTCGGCGCGGTCAGAACGCCTATCGGCAGCTTTCGCGGCGTATTCTCGGCGCTTTCCGCCGTTGACCTCGGCGCCGAGGTCGTGCGCGGCCTGCTGGCACGCTGCTCGCTGCCGGCAACGCAAGTCGACGAGCTGATTTTCGGCCAGGTTTTAACCGCTGGCTGCGGACAGAATCCGGCGCGTCAGACCGCCTTGCGCGCCGGCCTGCCGGTCAGTTGCCCGGCGGTGACGGTGAATCTGGTGTGTGGCTCCGGGCTGAAAGCCGTGCAGCAAGCGGTTCAGGCGATCCGTAGCGGCGACGCCGAGGTGGTCATCGCCGGCGGTCAGGAGAGCATGAGCAATGCCCCCTATCTGATTGACGGCGCCCGCGCCGGACTGCGCGTCGGCCACAGCAGCATGCAGGACAGTATGATTCAGGACGGCCTGTGGGACGCTTTCAACGACTATCACATGGGGGTGACGGCAGAAAACCTCGCCGACCGCTATGCCATCGATCGCCAGCAGCAGGATGCCTTTGCCGCCGGTTCACAGCAGAAAGCGGCGGCGGCTATCGAAGCGGGCCGTTTTACGCAAGAGATCGTACCGATCGTCGTCAGGCAGGGCAAGCAGCCGCCGCAGACCATTAGCGACGATGAACAGCCCCGTCCGGCCACCACGCCAGCGCAGCTGGCGCAACTGCGCCCGGCGTTCCGCAAGGAAAACGGCAGCGTCACCGCCGGCAACGCCTCTTCGCTCAACGACGGCGCGGCGGCGGTGCTCCTGATGAGCGCCGACAAAGCCCGGGAGCTGGGACTGCCGGTCCTGGGCCGCATTGTCAGCGCCGCCGTGGCGGGGGTCGATCCGGCGGTGATGGGTATTGGCCCCGTCAGCGCCTGCGAGATGGCGCTGGCGCGGGCCGGATGGCAGCTGGACGAGGTGGATTTAATTGAGGCTAACGAGGCTTTTGCCGTGCAGGCGCTGGCGGTTGGCCAGTCTCTGGGCTGGGAGAGCAGTAAAGTCAACGTCAACGGCGGCGCCATTGCGCTAGGCCACCCTATCGGCGCCTCCGGCTGCCGGATCCTCGTCACCCTGCTGCATGAAATGCAGCGCCGGGGCGTCAGCAAAGGGCTTGCCACCCTCTGCGTGGGCGGTGGGCAGGGTATCGCTATGACGATCGCACGCTAA
- a CDS encoding GntP family permease produces the protein MMSVLIALAALALLMLAAYRGYSVILFAPIAALGAVLLTDPGAVGPTFTGLFMEKMVGFVKLYFPVFLLGAVFGKLIELSGFSRAIVAAAIQILGRRHAIPVIVLVCALLTYGGVSLFVVAFAVYPFAAELYRQSAIPKRLIPATVALGAFSFTMDALPGTPQIQNIIPTSFFGTNAWAAPWLGLIGSLFIITFGLLWLERQRRKAQQAGEGYGTDLQNEPDTPDNLNLPHPLIAIAPLLLVGVLNLLFTRWIPRWYGATHELVLPGLAKPVVTEVGKITAIWAVEAALLAGIVVVLVFGFRNIRGRLAEGSRTAVSGAILAAMNTASEYGFGAVIAALPGFLVLSKALTAIPNPLLNEAISVTVLAGITGSASGGMSIALAAMSETFIAAAHAADIPLEVLHRVASMASGGMDTLPHNGAVITLLAITGLSHRQAYGGIFAITLIKSLAVLFVIAVFYLTGIV, from the coding sequence GTGATGAGTGTTTTGATCGCCCTGGCCGCGCTGGCGTTACTGATGCTGGCAGCCTATCGAGGTTATAGCGTTATCCTCTTTGCCCCTATCGCCGCCCTCGGCGCAGTGCTGCTCACCGACCCCGGCGCGGTCGGACCGACCTTTACCGGTCTGTTTATGGAAAAAATGGTCGGGTTTGTAAAGCTCTACTTCCCGGTATTTCTGCTGGGCGCGGTGTTCGGCAAACTGATCGAGCTGTCGGGATTCTCGCGCGCCATCGTCGCCGCCGCCATTCAGATCCTCGGCCGACGTCACGCTATCCCGGTCATCGTTCTGGTTTGCGCCCTGCTAACCTACGGCGGCGTCTCGCTATTTGTCGTGGCCTTCGCGGTCTACCCTTTTGCCGCCGAGCTGTACCGCCAGAGCGCGATCCCCAAACGGCTGATTCCGGCCACCGTCGCGCTCGGCGCATTTTCATTCACCATGGATGCCCTGCCCGGCACGCCGCAGATCCAGAACATTATCCCCACCAGTTTCTTCGGCACCAACGCCTGGGCGGCCCCCTGGCTTGGCTTGATCGGTTCGCTGTTTATCATCACCTTTGGCCTGCTATGGCTGGAGCGTCAACGCCGTAAAGCCCAGCAGGCGGGAGAAGGTTACGGCACGGATTTGCAAAACGAGCCGGATACGCCGGATAACCTCAACCTTCCCCATCCGCTGATTGCCATTGCCCCGCTGCTGCTGGTGGGAGTGCTGAACCTGCTGTTTACCCGTTGGATCCCGCGGTGGTACGGCGCCACCCACGAGCTGGTTCTACCGGGACTGGCGAAACCGGTCGTCACCGAAGTGGGCAAAATCACCGCTATCTGGGCCGTGGAAGCGGCGCTGTTGGCTGGCATTGTCGTGGTGCTGGTGTTCGGCTTTCGCAATATTCGCGGACGTCTGGCGGAAGGCAGCCGCACCGCCGTCAGCGGCGCCATTCTCGCGGCGATGAATACGGCGTCGGAATATGGTTTTGGCGCCGTCATTGCCGCGCTGCCCGGTTTTCTGGTGTTATCAAAGGCGCTGACGGCGATTCCCAACCCGCTGCTGAATGAAGCCATCAGCGTGACGGTGCTGGCGGGGATTACCGGCTCCGCATCCGGCGGGATGAGCATTGCGCTGGCGGCGATGTCGGAGACCTTTATCGCCGCCGCCCACGCCGCCGATATTCCGCTGGAGGTGCTGCATCGCGTGGCCTCGATGGCCAGCGGCGGCATGGATACGTTGCCGCATAATGGCGCGGTCATTACCCTGCTGGCGATCACCGGCCTCAGCCATCGTCAGGCCTACGGCGGCATTTTTGCCATTACCCTGATTAAAAGTCTGGCGGTTCTGTTTGTCATTGCCGTCTTCTATTTAACCGGTATTGTCTAA
- a CDS encoding ABC transporter ATP-binding protein — protein MSAPLITFRQLSVSFASEKQRVRAVQEVSFAIHAGQTVGVVGESGCGKSVTAMALMGLLPPQAARIDSGEILFHGQDLLRLQANNMADLRGNQLAMIFQEPMTALNPVLTIGEQLCEPLIRHRGETPKAAWRHATRLISEVGLARADSLMSSYPHQLSGGMLQRVMIAMALSCQPQLLIADEPTTALDVTVQAQILRLLRDRAQARRMAMMLITHDLGVIAQMAQQVVVMYAGRVVETGPTAEILRHPQHPYTQGLIASRPLPGERRRRLYSIPGQVPDLAALPPGCAFADRCERANADCRQSLPPLRGTTRQVACFHTLSARPVV, from the coding sequence ATGAGCGCCCCGTTAATCACCTTCCGACAACTCTCGGTCTCCTTCGCCAGCGAAAAACAGCGCGTGCGGGCGGTACAGGAGGTGTCATTCGCTATTCACGCCGGCCAGACCGTCGGCGTGGTCGGCGAATCCGGCTGCGGAAAAAGCGTCACCGCCATGGCCTTAATGGGCCTGCTGCCGCCCCAGGCCGCGCGTATTGATAGCGGCGAAATCCTCTTTCACGGCCAGGACCTGCTGCGTCTGCAGGCCAACAACATGGCCGACCTGCGCGGCAACCAGCTGGCGATGATCTTTCAGGAACCGATGACCGCGCTGAACCCGGTGCTGACCATCGGCGAGCAGCTGTGCGAGCCGCTGATTCGCCACCGTGGCGAGACCCCCAAAGCCGCCTGGCGCCACGCCACCCGCCTGATAAGCGAAGTGGGGCTGGCCCGTGCGGATAGCCTGATGAGCAGCTACCCGCACCAGCTCTCCGGCGGCATGCTACAGCGCGTGATGATTGCCATGGCGCTGAGCTGCCAGCCGCAGCTGCTGATCGCCGATGAACCGACCACCGCGCTGGATGTCACCGTTCAGGCGCAAATCCTGCGCCTGCTGCGCGATCGGGCGCAGGCCAGGCGGATGGCGATGATGCTGATCACCCACGATCTGGGGGTCATTGCGCAAATGGCGCAACAGGTGGTGGTAATGTACGCCGGACGGGTGGTCGAAACAGGCCCGACGGCCGAGATCTTGCGCCACCCGCAGCATCCCTATACCCAGGGGCTGATCGCCTCACGCCCGCTGCCCGGCGAGCGACGCCGCCGCCTGTACTCCATTCCCGGGCAGGTGCCGGATCTCGCCGCCCTGCCGCCCGGCTGCGCCTTTGCCGACCGCTGCGAGCGGGCCAACGCCGACTGCCGCCAGAGTCTCCCCCCGCTGCGGGGAACAACGCGGCAGGTCGCCTGCTTTCACACCCTATCCGCGAGGCCGGTTGTATGA
- a CDS encoding ABC transporter permease, protein MRNFILRRLLQTLPMLLLASLIIFMLFAKTPGDFIDGNITLTAARAAELKAIYGLDQPLLTRYLRWLGQLLRGDLGFSLQYQIPVSQLLNQYIWNSFLLASIALVFYWGIGLTVGIVSAMKPNSLFDHLVSVAVFAAMSFPTFFLCLLLIKWFAVDLRWLPVGGMTNTGSDDRGWDYILQVAAHLVLPVLALVMLQAGSLTRYFRASMLDVIRMDFIRTARAKGLRERTVIFKHALRNALLPIITLLGFELPGLFSGAIITEKVFNWPGAGHIHIDSLAARDYPVLMGFTLFLAALTILGNLIADILYAWADPRIRVRS, encoded by the coding sequence ATGAGAAATTTTATCCTGAGACGGCTGCTACAGACGCTGCCGATGCTGCTGCTGGCCTCATTGATCATTTTTATGCTGTTTGCCAAAACTCCCGGCGACTTTATCGACGGCAATATTACCCTCACCGCCGCGCGCGCCGCCGAACTCAAAGCCATCTATGGCCTCGACCAGCCGCTGTTGACCCGCTATCTGCGCTGGCTCGGCCAGCTGCTACGAGGCGATCTGGGCTTCTCGCTGCAATACCAGATTCCGGTCAGCCAGTTGCTCAACCAGTACATCTGGAACTCGTTCCTGCTGGCAAGCATTGCGCTGGTTTTTTACTGGGGTATCGGCCTGACGGTGGGCATCGTCTCTGCCATGAAGCCCAACTCGCTATTTGACCACCTGGTGAGCGTGGCGGTCTTTGCCGCGATGTCCTTTCCGACCTTTTTTCTCTGTCTGCTGCTGATTAAGTGGTTCGCCGTGGATCTACGCTGGCTGCCGGTGGGCGGGATGACCAACACCGGCAGCGATGATCGCGGCTGGGACTATATCCTGCAGGTGGCCGCGCACCTGGTGCTGCCGGTTCTGGCGCTGGTGATGCTGCAGGCCGGCAGCCTGACGCGCTACTTCCGCGCCAGCATGCTCGACGTGATCAGAATGGACTTTATTCGTACCGCCCGCGCCAAAGGGCTGCGCGAACGGACGGTGATCTTCAAGCACGCGCTGCGTAATGCGCTGCTGCCTATTATCACCCTGCTCGGCTTCGAGCTGCCGGGACTGTTTTCCGGCGCCATCATCACGGAAAAGGTCTTTAACTGGCCCGGGGCCGGACATATTCATATCGACTCGCTGGCCGCCCGCGATTATCCGGTACTGATGGGGTTTACCCTGTTTCTGGCGGCGCTCACTATACTGGGCAACCTGATAGCCGATATTCTCTACGCGTGGGCCGACCCGCGAATTCGCGTGAGGTCATAA
- a CDS encoding CoA transferase subunit B, with translation MLTREQMAIRVARELRDGDYVNLGIGIPTLVANYIPAGIDVMLQSENGLLGMGGFPHEAELDADMINAGKQTVTARTGAAIFDSAQSFAMIRGGHVDLTVLGAFEVDVEGNIASWMIPGKMVKGMGGAMDLVAGAQNIIVVMTHAAKNGESKLLPRCTLPLTGVGCIQRVLTDLALLEIRDGTFVLREYAPGVTLDEIRRKTAGRLIVPDDVCEMRFN, from the coding sequence ATGCTGACTCGCGAACAAATGGCCATCCGCGTCGCCCGGGAGCTGCGCGATGGCGACTACGTCAATCTCGGGATAGGCATCCCGACGCTGGTGGCCAACTACATCCCGGCAGGCATTGACGTCATGCTGCAATCCGAAAACGGCCTGCTCGGCATGGGCGGTTTCCCGCACGAGGCGGAACTCGACGCCGATATGATCAACGCCGGGAAACAGACGGTCACCGCCCGGACCGGCGCGGCGATTTTCGACTCGGCGCAATCCTTCGCAATGATCCGCGGCGGTCATGTCGATCTGACGGTTCTCGGCGCCTTTGAAGTTGACGTTGAGGGCAATATCGCCTCGTGGATGATCCCGGGGAAAATGGTGAAAGGCATGGGCGGGGCCATGGATCTGGTGGCCGGGGCGCAAAATATCATCGTGGTGATGACCCACGCCGCGAAAAACGGCGAATCCAAACTCCTGCCGCGCTGTACCTTGCCGTTGACCGGCGTCGGCTGTATCCAGCGGGTGCTGACCGACCTCGCCCTGCTGGAGATACGCGACGGCACTTTCGTCCTGCGCGAATACGCACCGGGCGTCACCCTCGACGAAATCAGGCGCAAAACCGCCGGACGCCTGATTGTTCCGGACGACGTCTGCGAAATGCGTTTCAACTGA
- a CDS encoding CoA transferase subunit A gives MAGLDKRVASYEAALEGLTDGMTVLAGGFGLCGIPENLIAEVKRRNVQGLTVVSNNCGVDGFGLGILLQTRQVRKVVASYVGENALFEQQALSGELQVELTPQGTLAEKIRAGGAGIPGFYTATGYGTPVAEGKEVRQFSGKHYILEEAITGDFALVKGWKADWYGNVIYRHTAQNFNPLMAAAGRITVVEVEEIVPPGELAPSSIHTPGIYVDRLIVGQFEKRIEQRTLRAGSR, from the coding sequence ATGGCAGGACTGGATAAGCGCGTCGCCAGCTACGAAGCGGCGCTGGAAGGATTAACGGACGGTATGACCGTGCTGGCCGGCGGTTTTGGCCTGTGCGGCATTCCCGAAAATTTGATTGCCGAGGTCAAACGCCGGAACGTGCAGGGGCTGACGGTGGTATCCAATAACTGCGGCGTCGACGGTTTCGGCCTCGGCATCCTGCTGCAAACGCGGCAGGTACGCAAAGTGGTGGCCTCTTATGTCGGCGAAAACGCCCTCTTTGAACAGCAGGCGCTCAGCGGCGAACTGCAGGTGGAGCTTACGCCGCAAGGCACGCTGGCGGAAAAAATTCGCGCCGGCGGCGCGGGCATCCCCGGTTTTTACACCGCGACCGGCTACGGTACGCCGGTCGCGGAAGGCAAAGAGGTGCGCCAGTTTTCCGGTAAGCACTACATCCTCGAAGAGGCCATCACCGGCGACTTCGCCCTCGTCAAAGGCTGGAAGGCGGACTGGTACGGCAACGTAATCTATCGTCATACGGCGCAAAATTTTAATCCGCTAATGGCCGCCGCCGGTCGCATTACGGTGGTCGAGGTGGAAGAGATAGTCCCGCCGGGCGAACTTGCGCCCTCTTCAATCCATACCCCCGGCATCTACGTCGACCGGCTGATCGTCGGCCAGTTCGAGAAACGCATTGAACAGCGCACGCTGCGCGCAGGGAGCCGCTGA
- the opp4C gene encoding oligopeptide ABC transporter permease — MFSTLFSTQRRLRKAEIPALAMITPSPWRQAWRSLKRNRLAMFCLLLLAVMAAWCVLGPLWSPWKDDATDVLMINKPPGAEHWLGTDFLGRDVYTRLLMAGRISLIIGLLTMLLSVALGYLLGAVSGYAGGLTDKLIMRLADLVMTIPGLPLLIVAGAMLSELDFSPDARVYMVVVMLSLLEWPKLARLVRGQCLSLRERDFMLATRVLGLSARRRLFGHLLPNTIPILVVMATMAVANAILSESALSYLGLGVVPPTPSWGNMMDAANSLIDFQRRPWLWMPPGIAIFITVIAINVLGDGLRDAMDPKMKQRLK; from the coding sequence ATGTTTAGCACGCTGTTTTCAACACAACGTCGCCTGCGCAAGGCGGAGATTCCGGCGCTCGCGATGATCACCCCATCACCGTGGCGCCAGGCATGGCGGTCGCTGAAGCGCAACCGGCTGGCTATGTTTTGCCTGCTGCTGCTGGCGGTGATGGCCGCCTGGTGCGTGCTGGGGCCACTGTGGTCGCCGTGGAAAGATGATGCCACCGATGTCCTGATGATTAACAAGCCGCCCGGCGCGGAGCACTGGCTGGGCACCGACTTTCTCGGCCGCGATGTCTACACCCGCCTGCTGATGGCCGGACGCATTTCGTTGATTATTGGCCTGCTCACCATGCTGCTGTCGGTGGCGCTGGGCTATCTGCTCGGCGCCGTCTCCGGCTATGCCGGCGGCCTGACCGATAAGCTGATCATGCGCCTGGCGGACCTGGTGATGACCATTCCCGGCCTGCCGCTGCTGATCGTCGCCGGGGCGATGTTATCCGAGCTCGATTTTTCCCCGGACGCCCGGGTCTACATGGTGGTGGTGATGCTCAGCCTGCTGGAGTGGCCAAAACTGGCGCGGCTGGTGCGGGGTCAATGCCTGTCGCTGCGCGAGCGCGACTTCATGCTGGCAACCCGAGTGCTGGGCCTCTCCGCCCGCCGTCGTCTGTTTGGTCATCTGCTGCCTAATACCATTCCGATTCTGGTGGTCATGGCCACCATGGCGGTGGCGAATGCCATTCTCAGCGAATCGGCGCTCAGCTACCTTGGACTGGGGGTGGTACCGCCCACGCCCTCCTGGGGCAATATGATGGACGCCGCCAACAGCCTGATCGACTTCCAGCGCCGCCCGTGGCTGTGGATGCCGCCGGGTATCGCCATTTTTATCACCGTCATTGCCATTAACGTGCTGGGCGACGGCCTGCGCGATGCGATGGATCCGAAAATGAAACAGAGGCTGAAATGA
- a CDS encoding LysR family transcriptional regulator → MRMSVKQLRAFLAVAHTLNFAHASERLNISQPALSLTIKGLEEGLGGALLQRSTRRVTLTQEGEIFLPMARQLLADWDNVEEAMRQSFTLQRGKISIAAMPSFAANVLPEVLKAFRDRYAGINVTVHDVINEQVIEMVREGRVEMGIAFEPAPTNNLLFTPLGVDRFIAIVPKSSPLAGKPRLCWRELLTLDFITLQRPSAVRLMLEEELARSGRQLDVALESHQLVTVGRMVASGLGGSAVPALCQSQMQALGAVCLPLDNPPIEKCIGVIHAGHLQLSKAAQALLGTLKGALAA, encoded by the coding sequence ATGAGAATGAGTGTCAAACAGTTACGCGCGTTTTTAGCGGTAGCTCACACTCTGAATTTTGCCCACGCCAGTGAGCGGCTGAATATTTCGCAGCCAGCCCTCAGCCTGACCATCAAAGGACTGGAGGAAGGGCTCGGCGGCGCATTGCTGCAACGCAGCACCCGCCGGGTGACGCTGACTCAGGAGGGGGAAATCTTTTTACCGATGGCCCGCCAGCTGCTGGCTGACTGGGATAACGTCGAAGAGGCGATGCGCCAGAGCTTTACCTTGCAGCGCGGCAAAATCTCAATCGCCGCCATGCCCTCGTTTGCGGCAAACGTCCTGCCCGAAGTGTTGAAAGCCTTTCGCGATCGCTATGCCGGGATTAACGTCACCGTTCACGATGTGATAAACGAGCAGGTGATAGAAATGGTGCGTGAAGGGCGGGTGGAGATGGGGATCGCCTTTGAACCGGCGCCGACCAATAATCTGCTGTTTACCCCGCTGGGCGTTGACCGCTTTATCGCGATTGTGCCGAAATCATCGCCCCTGGCCGGCAAGCCGCGTCTTTGCTGGCGCGAGCTGCTGACGCTGGATTTTATTACGCTGCAGCGGCCTTCAGCGGTCCGCCTGATGCTGGAAGAGGAGCTGGCGCGCAGCGGCCGTCAGCTGGATGTCGCGCTGGAGAGTCACCAGCTGGTGACGGTGGGCAGAATGGTGGCCAGCGGCCTCGGCGGCAGCGCCGTCCCGGCGCTCTGTCAGTCGCAGATGCAGGCGCTGGGCGCCGTATGCCTGCCGCTGGATAATCCGCCGATTGAGAAGTGTATCGGGGTTATCCATGCCGGTCATCTGCAGTTGTCGAAGGCGGCGCAGGCGTTGCTGGGCACGCTGAAAGGGGCGCTTGCGGCTTGA
- a CDS encoding ABC transporter ATP-binding protein, which translates to MNTENNEYVIEVEGLKKHFPLRDGLFGQQTGQLRAVDGVSFRIRQGTIFGLVGESGSGKTTVGRTLLGLYEKTAGSVKYRGRELSALSSREMQALRPKIQLVFQDPYSSLNPRIRIGEAIGEAMLQHKLCSRAELYDKVIAVMQICGLAPQHYNRFPHEFSGGQRQRIGIARALILNPDFIIADEPISALDVSIQAQIINLFSDLRDDFGVTFLFISHDLGVVEHLCDDVAVMYLGQLVETASRDALFAQPRHPYTQALLAAVPTLDPHAEPVAVVQGELPDPSNPPPGCRFSSRCPQANDRCRRDIPALREIADGHYVACHEVVASG; encoded by the coding sequence ATGAATACGGAAAACAATGAATATGTCATTGAAGTCGAAGGATTAAAAAAACACTTTCCGCTGCGCGACGGGCTCTTTGGCCAGCAAACCGGGCAACTGCGGGCGGTGGACGGCGTCAGCTTTCGCATTCGCCAGGGGACCATTTTCGGCCTGGTGGGCGAATCCGGCAGCGGGAAAACCACCGTGGGCCGCACGCTGCTCGGACTGTATGAGAAAACCGCCGGTAGCGTGAAATACCGGGGGCGGGAGCTCTCCGCCCTCTCCTCGCGGGAGATGCAGGCGCTGCGGCCCAAAATCCAGCTGGTGTTTCAGGACCCCTACAGTTCGCTTAACCCGCGGATCCGCATCGGCGAGGCGATCGGCGAAGCCATGTTGCAGCATAAGCTGTGCAGCCGGGCGGAACTGTATGACAAGGTGATTGCGGTGATGCAGATCTGCGGCCTCGCGCCCCAGCACTACAACCGCTTTCCCCATGAGTTCTCAGGCGGTCAGCGTCAGCGGATCGGTATCGCCCGTGCGCTGATTCTCAATCCGGACTTTATCATTGCCGACGAGCCGATCTCGGCGCTGGATGTCTCTATTCAGGCGCAGATCATCAATCTGTTTTCCGATCTGCGCGACGATTTCGGCGTCACCTTTTTGTTTATCTCCCATGACCTTGGCGTAGTGGAACATCTGTGCGATGACGTGGCGGTGATGTATCTCGGACAGCTGGTGGAGACCGCCAGCCGCGATGCGCTGTTTGCCCAGCCGCGCCACCCCTACACCCAGGCGCTGCTGGCCGCGGTACCGACGCTCGACCCGCACGCAGAACCCGTCGCGGTCGTACAAGGCGAGCTTCCCGATCCGTCGAATCCACCGCCCGGCTGCCGTTTTTCCTCCCGCTGTCCCCAGGCCAACGACCGCTGTCGCCGCGACATCCCCGCCCTGCGTGAGATAGCCGACGGTCACTATGTGGCCTGCCATGAGGTGGTCGCCTCCGGCTAA
- a CDS encoding 3-hydroxyacyl-CoA dehydrogenase family protein, with amino-acid sequence MYKPTLAVLGAGLMGIGIACHFARHGHRVRLYDTDPTRLAEVPAVAAAILHELHESGQFDAAHQQEVVARLVGTASLSDLADSTLLIEAIPERLALKHALYAQLETLIADDAIIASNTSGLPPDSLAEGMVHPQRLLIAHFWHPPHFIPLVEVVPGSATRAELPALVSDFFTTAALEAVVLQRAAPGFVGNRLQFALLREALHIVHSGIASPEVVDRVMRASLGRRYAMVGPLEAADMTGLATVQDICQHLLPELACGAQMMELVAEKVARGETGARSGQGFYRWDNARLERIQSRRQHLLRYALKP; translated from the coding sequence ATGTATAAACCAACGCTGGCGGTACTGGGCGCCGGACTGATGGGTATCGGTATCGCCTGCCACTTTGCTCGCCACGGCCACCGGGTACGACTGTATGACACCGACCCGACGCGTCTGGCGGAAGTGCCCGCCGTTGCCGCCGCTATTTTGCATGAGCTGCACGAGAGCGGACAATTTGACGCCGCCCACCAGCAGGAGGTTGTGGCGCGCTTAGTCGGGACCGCCAGCCTTAGCGATCTGGCGGACTCTACGCTGCTGATTGAGGCGATTCCCGAACGTTTAGCGCTCAAACATGCGCTGTACGCTCAGCTGGAAACGCTGATTGCCGACGATGCGATTATTGCCAGCAACACCAGCGGCCTGCCGCCGGATAGCCTTGCCGAGGGCATGGTCCATCCGCAGCGGCTCCTGATCGCCCACTTCTGGCACCCGCCGCACTTTATTCCGCTGGTGGAAGTGGTGCCCGGCAGCGCCACGCGAGCGGAACTCCCCGCCCTGGTGAGCGACTTTTTCACCACCGCGGCGCTGGAAGCGGTGGTGCTTCAGCGGGCGGCACCGGGGTTTGTCGGCAACCGCCTGCAGTTCGCTCTGCTGCGCGAGGCGCTGCATATCGTCCACAGCGGTATCGCCTCGCCGGAAGTGGTGGATCGGGTGATGCGCGCCTCCCTCGGCCGCCGCTACGCGATGGTCGGCCCGCTGGAGGCAGCCGATATGACCGGGCTGGCGACGGTGCAGGATATTTGTCAGCACCTGCTGCCGGAGCTGGCCTGCGGCGCGCAAATGATGGAACTGGTGGCGGAAAAGGTCGCCAGAGGCGAGACCGGCGCGCGCAGCGGACAAGGCTTTTATCGCTGGGATAATGCCCGGCTGGAGCGTATCCAGTCGCGTCGGCAGCACCTCCTGCGCTATGCCCTGAAACCGTAG